The Budorcas taxicolor isolate Tak-1 chromosome 2, Takin1.1, whole genome shotgun sequence nucleotide sequence ATGCTAGTTTCTAAATCCTTAAATTCACTAggttgaaacaaaacaaaacctccaaGTTAAAATTATCTTCAGTGAGACATATCACCTGGGttttcgttaaaaaaaaaaaacaaaaacagagctcATAATTCACTGGTCACTCAACAGAGGACAACACACTAAGCGTGGTTTAACTAAGCCAGCAGCAAAACCACAAGTCTCCTGCATGTTTGGTATTGGCAAGAGCCACAGCCGTTTAATAATATGTGTATTTTCATACTTATAATTCATAGCATATGTTCCTTCAGCAAGACggaatcttattttaaaagattctttattACTTAAGGGTCTGTTCAgggctttattatttttaaacagcttcattgagatataattcacataaataTTTGCCCATTTAAAGTGTGTATTCagtggttttagtatattcacagttaCATGCAACtgtcaccacagtcaattttagaaaatGCTCATTCCACAGGGAAAAGTCCTGAACCCTTTACTTATCGTTCCTTTATCGACCTATCCCCCAGTCCTAAACAACCATGAATATTCTTACTGTCtctagatttgcctattctgggtgTTTCATACAAATGAATCCTGTAATAGACGTGACCAGCTTCTTTCACTCgacatgttttcaaggttcatccatgatgTAATATGTATCaggacttcattcctttttacagccAAAGAATATCCCATTGTTTGTATTATCACATTTCATTTATGCAGTCATCCACTGataaacatttgggttgttttcacctctggctattgtgaatagtgctgctgtgaacattcatgaaTATGTTTTTGTTGGAACAtttcttttcaattcttttgagtatatatgtcagagtggaattgctgagtcatatgataaCTCAGTTTAACTATTTGAGgaactaccaaactgttttcccatagtggctgcatcttTTTACATTACTTTACATTAGAACTTTACATTACTTACAAGTATTTACATTAATTTACATTACAGAGATTTATGAAAGTTCTAATCTCTCCACATCCTTACtagcacttgttattttctgttttatttttctctaaaattaatATAACCACCCTagtggattgttgttgttgttgttgttcagtcacccagtcgagtccaactctttgtgaccctagggactgcagctccccaggcctccctgtccatcaccatttcccagagtttgcccaagttcatgttcattgcattggtgatgctgtccagccatcctagtgggtattAAGtgctatctcactgtggtttttatctgaatttccctaatgactaataatgggcttctgtggtggctcagtggcacaGAACaccctgccaacgcaagagatgcaagtttgacccttgggtcgggaagatcccctggagaaggaaatggtaacccactccagtattcttgcctgggaaatcccctggatagaggagcccagagggctatagtccatggggtcacaaaagagttggacacgacttagagagtAAACAACAACCAACAATGACTaataatgctgagcatcttttcagtaGCTTCTTGACCATTTATGTATCTTCTTCGTAAAAATATAAGTACTTTGCCCATTTTAATTGTCTTGTCTTTTATCTTTGGTtgttaagaggttttttttttttttaatactctgaaTACTAGACTCTTACCAGATAAAAAGTttgtaaatatttggtaaatattttccctcattcaagagtctgtcttttcactttctcttttaaaaaattttaattggaggataattgctttacaatgttgtgttgatttctgccatacatcaacatgaatcagccataggtaaacatgtatttttcacttttttgatggCGTTCTTTGATTcacacgtgcatgctaagtcacttcagttgtgtctgactcttggtaaccccatggactgtaaccctctcctctgtccatgggattctctaggcaagaatactggagtgggtttccatgccctcctccaggggatcttcctgacccagggactgaacctgtgtctcttgtgtctcctgcattggcaggtagttcattatcactagcaccacctgggaagcgtaaaatgttttaattttgatgacgtcccatttactatttttattgttgttagcctgtgcttttggtgtcattttTAAGAGGTCATTGACTAATAAAAGATCATGAATATGtatgtttctattttcttccaagggttttatagtttgagttctttgatttattttgaattaattcttATCTGTGGTATGAAATGGGGGTCtaactttattattttgcatttggATATCCAGTAGTCctagcactatttgttgaaaagctaTTCTTTCCCCACTGAGTGGTCTtagcacccttgtcaaaaatcagttgaacgTAAACATATGGgattatttctggactctcaagcCTATTCCTGTCATCACCATGCCTACCTTATGCCAGTACCCCGCCATGTTGTTTACTGCTGCTTTGTGGTAAGCTTTGGAACTGTGAAGTATGAGCCCTCctagtttgctcttcttttttcaagattgttttggctgttctgggtcccttgcaaattccatatgaattttaaaatgagcttTTCAATTTCTATGAAGAATTTAACTGGGACAGAGCACTATTTTTGCTCATGTAAATTTGTAAAAAGAATTAGCATTCTGGGTGAGCAACTCTACTCTAGTGGAAAGAAATCCCAGAGGTGTGTAGGATAACACATTGTCTTACTTCTCTCTGCATAGCTGAGTATTCCATAACTGAATTTTGATAAAAGTTCATATTGTAGTCCAGGATAATGCAGTCCTCTCCGGCAGTCCTTTTGTGTCCCAGCCACAACTGGTTCCATATCTTCTCCTGTGTATGGATTTAATAGTTTTcattatgtttcttttctctctccctcataCTGTGGGTTTTAGAGGCAGAGACAGTGTTTCTGCCTCCTTCCCATGATGTGAATGGGAACTTCATAAATGCTGCTGCCATCAGGAAGTAAGCAGATGTTCAAAACACTCAATTTCAGGGCCAGGTAAGATGCCAAGGGTCACCATTTATTAAAATTCAGTTATTCTTTAAGATGAACAAGAATTACTTATGTGCCAGCAACACGATTTGTATATATAGTGCATTTCTATGTGGATCATAAGAAAAGCACAGCCTAGTACAAATCGATGGCCCGTCTCAGAGAGCCCACTCGGGCATCCATGGCCCCCCAGTCGTGGTAGCGCCTGTAATCCCCCGGCCGCAGCAGGTACTGCCGCCCCCGGTAGTTGGGCATCTCGTAGAGGACCCAGCAGCCCTCCAGCACGTGGAGGGAGTGGAGCTCACTGAGCCGGAAGCGGTCGAGGATGCAGGCGCAGTCTTCCGTGAGCTcggacaccaggcctccatagTCATCTCTCTCGTACAGCCTTATCCTGTGAGAGCTGGTCTGTTGTGACAATAAaccaaagatgaaaaataagtgTAGGCATCCTGGATGTCAATAAAAGTGACTCAGCCATCCTGCAGCTTCATGAAGCATGGTTTTCAAACCATCCTGTCACATATGTATCCTCTCCTTACATTGTTGGTTTAAcaaactgttgtttagtcactaagtcatgtctgactctttgcagccccatggactgtagcctgccaggctcctctatccatgggattttccaggccagaatactggagtgggttaccatttccttcttcagggagggtattaaaataaaacttacctGACCAGTAATCTCTCTTATGGAAGAAATAAACATTGAAATAAAGTCAACAAAAGGAATTccttgaaagcaaaacaaaaaacaactattGTAACTATATTTAGTTGAGTTTGCAGAGAAGATTTAACTCCCTTTTCCATTATGACTGTGTATCCCTGAATCTTATCAAGCATGTTTTTAAGTCACTTTTGCACTCACCATTGACAACAATTCACATTTACTCTTAATCCACGTGTCTGACATTTTGCCAAGTCACTTGTACCATTTGAGTTTCTGGCCTCAGAGAAGTTCCTATCTTGTACCTCTTTTTGCATCTGCAAATTTCTCTAGCCAAATTTTGGTTTCACTTCCTGAATCTGCTTGCCACGACACATAATTTGGTGATTCAGAAAGTCCAAATACAAGCTACACATGATTAATAGACATTAAGCAGGACTTTGGTGAGGACTACATCCCATGAAATCTTAATGAATGATTTTTCTGACCCTTGTAAGAAACTAGTTGATAATATCTGCTAAATACAGGGAGACACTTATAAGCAGACATATTGTTCCAGTTTCTAGATCTGCATGTCATAGAGAAGGTACTGAAAATAATCGCCAATACAGTCAGAATATGTTATACCTATGTTGTTCTCCCATAGTCTGTCAGTATTTTTATCATTAAGAAATAATGATAcactgatagatttttttttaaactgaacatgtgatttttatttagaGATTAGggatcagctgctgctgctgctgctgctgctgctaagtcgcttcagtcctgtcccactctgtgcgacccatagacggcagcccaccaggctccttggtccctgggattctacaagcaagaacactggagtgggttgccatttccttctccaatgcctgaaagtgaaagcgaaaccactcagtcgtttctgactcacAGCGATCCCAGCGACTGCAGCCTATGggactcctatgtccatgggattttccaggcaagagtactgcagtgggttgccattgccttctccattttaacgctgctgctgctgctgctaagtcacttcagttgtgtccaactctgtgagaccccatagaaggcaccccaccaggctctcccatccctgggattctccaggcaagaacactggagtgggttgccatttccttcgccaatgtgtgaaagtgaaaagtcaaagtgaagctgctcagtcgtgtccgactctcagtgaccccatgggcttcagCCTACCagacttgtctgtccatgggattttccaggcaagagtactagagtggggtgccattgccttctccattttaacGCTAAATGAGTTTAAATATTTCCGTATGAGAGCATAGTAAAAaggcatctatttttttttttccagtgcttGAGAGTTGGGCTTTGTTATTTTACTGTGAACACTAGTCCTGAGTTGAAACAAACTGACTCTTATAAACAGGAATTTATGGCCCTGGATCAGTGATGCTGTCACACCAGTCGGGTTGAAGCAAGACTCACGTAAGGAATAGCGCGGCAGGAGCGGATGGAGTCGCTGAGGCCCATCCACTGCTGGTAGTCGGGGTAGTCGCCCCGCCGCAGGAAGTACTGGTGGCCCTGGAAGTTGGGGCGCTCATACAGCATCCAGCAGCCGCTGTCCACGCGGATGGAGTTGCAGCGGCTGATGTAGGGCTGCAGGTTGGAGTGGTCGCTGCTGCACTCATAGCGGCGGCCCTGGAAGCCCCGGTCCTCGTAGAAGGTGATCTGCATGCAGGTGGAACATAACGGGACAGCAGGAAGTCAGCTGGGAGATACATCCCccctccacaaacacacacatcgaCACTTAGCAGGCATGGTATGGCACCTCAGCTGGCTCACCTTCCCCATGGGTGTTGATAGCGGGTGATCAGCGTCCAGTCTGATGGGGACAAACGTGGCAGCTGGTATATATAGCAGGACGGCTGCTGCGTTGGCAAGAACAACACAAAAGGGGCCTGGGGGTAGCATGTGAGGGGATTTCCGtgtcctctctctccctttttttttcattttgatcatGGGGCAGGGGGCTCTCATTTTCTCTGGCCTTTTCAGGTTGTCCTCACTCGTGCCAGTGAAAGGAATTGAAGTCAGCAGAGCCATTGTGGCCTTGGAGACAAAGAATGCACTTCTCAGCCTATGCAGGGCTCTAGAAATACATTACGTGCCCAGGATTTTGTACAGTTTGCCTATGGAAACTGCTGAGAGGAGGTTGGTGGTTCCCCCTGGGGTGACGCGTGACAGTCCTATGAGTTCCAGAAGGGCTTGACGTGCTAAGGGCAACCAAAAAAATTCCTCTAActgaaaagcaattatacttcctAACtttcgtgctaagttgcttcagtcgcgtccaactctcagtgaccctgtggactgtagcctgccaggttcctctgtccgtggggttctccaggcaagaacactggagtgggctgccatgctctcttccagtgtatcttccagacctagagattgaacccccGTCTCTACTGCTaacacaacctgggaagcccgcatTTCCTAAATCACCTTGTCAGTATTATGTGgttttgataaaaatatttcacatatgttTATGCAGGGAAGAAACAATTAGTGCATGTAGAAGGCTGAGTGTTAATCATAGCTATCAATGAATGGCAAGGTTATAGgtcttaattttatgtttttatttctcctttttgttgttttccgTTTCTGTAACTTTctattatgtacatatatttttaatgaggtgaaaaaataaaataaacctgtaAATGTTTAACTTTGAGGTGCTAGTGAAAGACAGCAAATTTTGTGAATAACCACATTTTGTCTTGAGTTTTAACATCTCCCTTTGGGCTTAAATGACAGAGGTCTCCTGAGACTCTCTGAGACACTCCAAGAGCAGGAACATATCCAGGATCCTCTCATTCCCCTCTCCCCTCAACCCATCTTCTAgggatgctttttattttcaaaactagTATCATGATTTGCCTGAGTTTCCCCTCCCTGAAGCACCACTGTTTCATAGGAAGACCCCAGGCAACTGTTTGAGAACCTTTTTCCCTTGCTGCCAACCTACTGCTTTAGAAATACTCTTCAGATATGCAGGGGCAGAATATGACTCAATCCCCCATGCTTTGTTGTCCCATACATATGCAGAAAGATGAAATCAAACATGGGTCCTGGTTCTCAACCTGTGGAAGGGAATCTAAAAGGACATCCAACTACAGCTGGCAATATGTCCAGAATGCCATTTGTAAAAGTCTTCAGGCAGCATGCAAAGCAAAGGTGCAGATGTTAAGAGGAAAGGCATCAATAGCTACAAAGAAAAATGTTCCCTTGCATGTGGCAGAGCTagacccccaccaaaaaaaagctGGGCAGAGTCCTGTGAAGTTCAACAGTGTACACAAGGGCCAGAGGACAGACCTAATGCAGCAGGTCTTCTGGTCAACCTTAGTTACAGCCGTAATTGAACCAGTGTGGAAAAGGCTGCCTTGGTCTTTCCGGCCACAATGCCACATTGAAATACACCACCACTTTGAATAAAAGTCAACAAACCACATGCCAGTTTTGGCACATGTTAAAGAAAACTGTCCTGTGTTAACAAAACCTTAAGA carries:
- the LOC128043282 gene encoding gamma-crystallin A yields the protein MGKITFYEDRGFQGRRYECSSDHSNLQPYISRCNSIRVDSGCWMLYERPNFQGHQYFLRRGDYPDYQQWMGLSDSIRSCRAIPYTSSHRIRLYERDDYGGLVSELTEDCACILDRFRLSELHSLHVLEGCWVLYEMPNYRGRQYLLRPGDYRRYHDWGAMDARVGSLRRAIDLY